One window of Papaver somniferum cultivar HN1 chromosome 9, ASM357369v1, whole genome shotgun sequence genomic DNA carries:
- the LOC113309213 gene encoding E3 ubiquitin-protein ligase dbl4-like, with amino-acid sequence METSHNTLNNFFKTSNHNNASSSSNNCFTCEICRETVQLEQKFRSMEASGCFHPYCIDCISKYIETRVIHDNMSEIKCPNNDCSVLLDALSCRSILSKKAFEKWCHVLCESIVLLDASKGGFVYGRCFCPNSKCSELILNECVETKSMLKRSGCPNCKEAFCFSCMVRWKENHQCCQTGAIVIDIDMDRNDFLFMEMAKRKKWVQCPNCNRYIQRVKDSENFCRLIHCRCGIIFCYDCRERPCICGKEPFTCLKLIKGLLVSGFGLVGLFFLVQYTFF; translated from the exons atggAAACTTCACACAACACTCTCAACAATTTTTTCAAAACCTCAAACCACAACAATGCATCCAGCAGCAGTAACAACTGTTTCACCTGCGAAATCTGTAGAGAGACAGTTCAATTGGAACAAAAATTCAGAAGCATGGAAGCGAGTGGATGTTTCCATCCCTATTGCATAGATTGTATTTCCAAGTACATCGAAACAAGAGTGATTCACGACAACATGTCCGAGATAAAGTGCCCTAATAACGACTGCTCCGTTCTGTTGGATGCATTATCGTGTCGCTCGATCCTCTCCAAAAAAGCATTCGAGAAGTGGTGTCATGTTCTTTGCGAGTCTATAGTACTTTTAGATGCATCAAAAGGAGGGTTCGTTTATGGAAGATGCTTTTGCCCTAACAGCAAGTGTTCTGAATTGATTCTAAACGAGTGTGTGGAAACTAAATCTATGCTGAAACGATCAGGCTGTCCAAACTGCAAGGAAGCGTTTTGTTTTAGTTGTATGGTTCGATGGAAAGAAAATCATCAATGTTGTCAAACAGGCGCCATAGTTATTGATATTGATATGGATAGAAACGATTTTTTGTTCATGGAAATGGCTAAAAGAAAGAAGTGGGTTCAATGTCCAAATTGTAACCGTTACATCCAACGAGTTAAGGACAGTGAAAATTTTTGCAGGCTCATCCATTGCAG ATGCGGCATCATATTTTGTTATGATTGCCGAGAACGGCCTTGTATATGCGGAAAAGAACCCTTTACCTGTTTGAAGCTCATAAAAGGTCTGTTGGTCAGTGGATTTGGCTTGGTCGGGTTATTTTTTCTCGTACAGTATACCTTCTTTTAA
- the LOC113309897 gene encoding uncharacterized protein LOC113309897 → MRQWDAVTQTYMKTKLSQMEYYSYRIFERTEEYSTILRARKLFQEFLVDAWEATEQSKLAWLRFNQPTLRSDQYSCIADMTNADLNLGDRAYMVDRFVSAEFPDEKNDPILFDTIGTNPEEVVNLPSTMDRCQNMHELISSVYPLLGMDELMSPEYLTERIILSPRNEDVHKINMDALERLHGETCTYFAADKMIRDDHGRDSDFTTEFLNNLSPPGSPPFKLDLKVGCPIMFLRNLAPKEGLCNSTRLVVTRCGRHVIEAKIITGEKVGEVVFIPRITFQPSASELNIQMERRQFPIRVAYAMTINKSQGQSVKYVGIDLRTPVFSHGQLYVALSRCTAARRITLLFPNESNVSVDPVTKNVVYPEVLL, encoded by the exons ATGAGGCAATGGGATGCAGTCACCCAAACATATATGAAAACCAAATTATCTCAAATGGAGTATTACAGTTACCGCATATTTGAACGCACCGAAGAATATTCCACCATCTTAAGAGCCAGAAAACTATTTCAAGAGTTCTTAGTTGATGCATGGGAAGCGACAGAGCAGAGTAAGTTGGCATGGCTCAGATTCAACCAACCAACTTTGCGTTCTGACCAGTACAGTTGCATTGCTGATATGACAAATGCCGATTTGAATCTAGGTGATAGAG CATACATGGTTGATAGATTTGTTTCTGCTGAAtttcctgatgagaaaaatgaccCAATACTATTTGACACC ATTGGAACGAACCCTGAAGAGGTTGTTAATCTGCCATCGACAATGGATAGATGTCAAAACATGCATGAGCTAATATCTTCGGTGTATCCTCTGTTGGGAATGGATGAACTAATGTCACCCGAATACTTAACCGAGAGGATCATTTTATCTCCACGTAACGAAGACGTCCATAAGATTAATATGGatgcattagaaagattacatgggGAGACTTGCACGTATTTTGCTGCTGACAAAATGATTCGGGATGATCATGGAAGGGATTCGGATTTTACAACTGAATTTCTCAACAATTTAAGTCCACCAGGATCACCTCCATTTAAGCTAGACCTCAAAGTTGGATGTCCCATTATGTTTCTGAGAAATCTGGCACCAAAAGAAGGACTTTGTAATAGTACAAGACTGGTGGTGACGAGGTGCGGACGACACGTGATTGAAGCTAAAATCATAACTGGAGAAAAAGTTGGTGAAGTAGTATTCATCCCTAGAATAACTTTTCAACCTTCAGCTTCAGAGCTAAACATACAAATGGAAAGACGTCAATTTCCCATACGCGTTGCATATGCGATGACTATTAACAAATCCCAGGGACAATCGGTGAAGTATGTGGGCATTGATTTACGTACTCCAGTATTTAGTCATGGTCAGCTATATGTCGCATTATCCAGGTGTACTGCTGCAAGGAGAATTACTTTATTATTTCCAAATGAATCAAATGTGTCTGTAGATCCGGTAACAAAAAATGTAGTGTATCCTGAAGTATTATTGTAG